In Ipomoea triloba cultivar NCNSP0323 chromosome 7, ASM357664v1, a single genomic region encodes these proteins:
- the LOC116024905 gene encoding tyramine N-feruloyltransferase 4/11-like: MAPPVAIDTGATTEKLNISDKIYARLRLAKESDVSHIYKLFYQIHEYHSLTHLYKVSEDSLCNMLFKSNPNPPFYSPTILLVEVSATEFPAPTPDESGFEPIVKAFDLKAPVADDECAAFRSNVADHEAYIAGYAFFFPNYSCFYDKPGIFFESLYFRASYRKLGMGRLMFSTVAANAADKGFSSVEGIVAVWNKKSYDFYVDMGVEIMDEFRYGKLTGDALQAYAKNKSS, from the coding sequence ATGGCTCCACCGGTTGCTATTGATACTGGTGCTACTACTGAGAAACTAAACATTAGTGATAAAATCTATGCCAGGCTTAGGTTGGCAAAAGAATCCGACGTGAGCCATATTTACAAGCTGTTTTACCAGATCCACGAGTACCATAGTTTGACGCACCTCTATAAAGTGAGCGAGGACTCCTTGTGCAACATGCTGTTCAAATCAAACCCTAACCCTCCGTTCTACTCCCCGACCATCCTCCTCGTCGAGGTCTCGGCCACCGAGTTCCCCGCCCCGACCCCTGACGAGTCGGGGTTCGAGCCGATCGTCAAGGCGTTCGACCTCAAAGCCCCGGTGGCCGACGACGAGTGCGCCGCCTTCCGGTCCAACGTCGCCGACCACGAGGCCTACATCGCCGGCTACGCCTTCTTCTTCCCCAACTACTCCTGCTTCTACGACAAGCCCGGGATCTTCTTCGAGAGCCTCTATTTCCGGGCTAGCTACCGGAAATTGGGGATGGGGCGGCTGATGTTCTCCACCGTCGCCGCCAATGCCGCCGACAAGGGATTCTCGTCCGTCGAGGGGATCGTGGCGGTGTGGAACAAGAAATCCTACGACTTCTACGTCGACATGGGCGTCGAAATAATGGACGAGTTCCGGTACGGCAAGCTCACCGGCGACGCTCTTCAGGCGTATGCTAAGAACAAGAgttcttaa